The proteins below are encoded in one region of Tomitella fengzijianii:
- a CDS encoding ABC transporter ATP-binding protein — protein sequence MELSGVVRRFGSVTAVDGLDLTMDRGTVLALLGPNGAGKTTTVEMCEGFAGPDAGTVRVLGLDPVRDAARLKPRIGVMLQGGGAYPGARAGEMLHLVASYSAHPLDPRWLVSVLGLENSLRTPYRRLSGGQQQRLALACAIVGRPELVFLDEPTAGLDAQARNVVWELVDALRRDGVSILLTTHLMDEAEQLADHVVIVDHGRAVASGSPAELTTGAGRRTFTFTAPPRLDASAIGACLPGGRAVTEAAPGRYTVSGEVNPQVVAALTRWCADNEVLVSGLSTAKRSLEDVFLDLTGRELRA from the coding sequence GTGGAACTGTCCGGCGTGGTCCGGAGATTCGGATCGGTCACCGCCGTCGACGGCCTCGACCTGACGATGGACCGGGGCACCGTCCTCGCGCTGCTGGGCCCCAACGGTGCGGGCAAGACCACCACGGTGGAGATGTGCGAGGGCTTCGCGGGGCCGGACGCCGGCACGGTGCGGGTGCTGGGGCTCGACCCGGTGCGCGACGCCGCCCGGCTCAAGCCGCGGATCGGGGTGATGCTCCAGGGCGGAGGCGCCTACCCGGGTGCGCGCGCCGGCGAGATGCTCCACCTGGTCGCCTCCTACTCGGCGCACCCCCTGGACCCGCGGTGGCTCGTCTCGGTGCTGGGCCTGGAGAACTCGCTGCGGACCCCCTACCGTCGCCTGTCCGGCGGGCAGCAGCAGCGCCTGGCGTTGGCCTGCGCCATCGTCGGCCGCCCGGAGCTGGTCTTCCTGGACGAGCCGACGGCCGGCCTCGACGCCCAGGCGCGCAACGTGGTCTGGGAGCTGGTCGACGCGCTCCGCCGCGACGGGGTCTCCATCCTGCTCACCACGCATCTCATGGACGAGGCGGAACAGCTCGCGGACCATGTCGTCATCGTCGACCACGGGCGCGCGGTGGCGAGCGGCTCGCCGGCCGAACTCACCACGGGCGCCGGCCGTCGGACGTTCACCTTCACCGCTCCCCCGCGCCTGGACGCCTCCGCGATCGGGGCGTGCCTGCCCGGCGGCCGCGCCGTCACCGAAGCCGCCCCCGGCCGGTACACGGTGTCCGGCGAAGTGAATCCGCAGGTCGTGGCGGCTCTGACCCGATGGTGCGCGGACAACGAGGTTCTGGTGTCAGGCCTGTCCACGGCCAAACGCAGCCTGGAGGACGTGTTCCTCGATCTGACCGGACGGGAGCTCCGCGCATGA
- a CDS encoding ABC transporter permease, with protein MNDRTDSGIAAAGTPALFPAGTFTPAPAAAPPAAMLRSQVRMELTLLLRHGEQLMLTLLIPIAILVAVTLLPFGDFADPRVDHVLPMVLAVAVMSTAFTGQAIAVGFDRRYGALKRIGATALPKWGIVAGKSGAVIIVIIGQLVILGSIAAALGWRPGPATIGLILLSVAVGTVAFTTLGLLVGGRLKAEIVLALANIIWFALLAVAGLVLVRDDVPGTVFTLATLLPSGALTDALLQAQSGVVDWTGLGVLVVWGVLGGAAAVRTFRFE; from the coding sequence ATGAACGACCGCACAGACTCCGGCATCGCCGCGGCCGGCACCCCGGCGCTCTTCCCCGCGGGCACCTTCACGCCCGCGCCGGCGGCCGCCCCGCCCGCCGCGATGCTCCGCTCGCAGGTGCGGATGGAGCTGACGCTGCTGCTGCGCCACGGCGAGCAGTTGATGCTGACGCTGCTGATCCCCATCGCGATCCTCGTCGCGGTGACGTTGCTGCCCTTCGGCGACTTCGCCGATCCGCGCGTGGACCACGTCCTGCCGATGGTGCTGGCGGTGGCGGTGATGTCCACGGCGTTCACAGGCCAGGCGATCGCCGTGGGCTTCGACCGCCGTTACGGGGCGCTCAAACGGATCGGCGCCACCGCCCTGCCCAAGTGGGGCATCGTGGCGGGCAAGAGCGGCGCGGTGATCATCGTGATCATCGGTCAGTTGGTGATACTGGGCTCCATCGCGGCCGCACTGGGCTGGCGGCCGGGACCCGCCACCATCGGGCTGATCCTGCTGTCGGTGGCCGTCGGCACCGTCGCGTTCACCACGCTCGGTCTACTCGTCGGCGGCCGGCTCAAGGCGGAGATCGTCCTGGCGCTGGCCAACATAATCTGGTTCGCCCTGCTCGCCGTGGCAGGACTGGTGCTGGTGCGCGACGACGTCCCCGGCACCGTGTTCACGCTGGCCACGCTGCTGCCGTCCGGCGCCCTCACCGACGCGCTGCTGCAGGCGCAGTCGGGCGTGGTGGACTGGACGGGCCTCGGTGTGCTGGTGGTGTGGGGCGTACTCGGCGGGGCGGCCGCCGTGCGCACGTTCCGGTTCGAGTAA
- a CDS encoding quinone oxidoreductase family protein: MRAIQILEYGGPEVLRPADLPSPRPGPAEIAVAVDAVGVNYIDTYFRTGAYPRPLPFVPGVEGAGRVTEVGAEVQGFAVGDRVAWASGTDTYAQHAVVPAAVAVHVPSGVDDAVAASALLQGMTAHYLITSTYPARRGDSVLMHAGAGGVGLLLTQMAAARGIRVITTVSTDEKAELSRAAGAAHVLRYGPDLPEQVRDLTDGAGVDAVYDGVGLSTFDQSLCCVRMRGTVALFGAASGAVPPFDPQRLNEAGSVFLTRPTLAHYVSGRAELDWRAGAVFAAIADGDLDVRVAARYALDDAVRAHTDLEARRTTGSIVLLPG; this comes from the coding sequence ATGCGCGCAATTCAGATCCTCGAGTACGGCGGGCCGGAGGTTCTGCGCCCCGCCGATCTGCCCAGTCCGCGGCCGGGGCCCGCGGAGATCGCCGTCGCGGTCGACGCGGTGGGCGTGAACTACATCGACACCTACTTCCGCACCGGGGCCTACCCGCGCCCGTTGCCGTTCGTCCCGGGCGTCGAGGGCGCCGGGCGGGTGACGGAGGTGGGCGCGGAGGTGCAGGGCTTCGCCGTGGGCGACAGGGTCGCGTGGGCCAGCGGCACGGACACCTATGCCCAGCACGCGGTGGTCCCTGCGGCGGTGGCCGTCCACGTCCCCTCGGGCGTCGACGACGCTGTCGCGGCGTCGGCGCTGCTCCAGGGCATGACGGCGCACTACTTGATCACCTCCACCTACCCGGCCCGCCGCGGCGACTCCGTGCTGATGCATGCGGGTGCGGGTGGTGTCGGACTGTTGCTGACGCAGATGGCGGCCGCCCGGGGCATCCGGGTCATCACGACGGTGTCCACGGACGAGAAGGCGGAGCTCTCCCGCGCCGCCGGGGCGGCCCACGTGCTGCGGTACGGACCAGATCTGCCGGAGCAGGTGCGCGATCTCACCGACGGCGCCGGAGTGGACGCCGTCTACGACGGGGTGGGCCTGTCCACCTTCGACCAGAGTCTGTGCTGCGTCCGCATGAGGGGCACCGTGGCGTTGTTCGGCGCGGCGAGCGGGGCGGTGCCGCCGTTCGATCCGCAGCGGCTCAACGAGGCGGGGTCCGTGTTCCTCACCCGGCCGACGCTCGCGCACTACGTGTCCGGCAGGGCCGAACTCGATTGGCGGGCGGGCGCGGTGTTCGCGGCGATCGCCGACGGCGACCTGGACGTGCGGGTGGCCGCGCGGTATGCGCTGGATGACGCCGTGCGCGCGCACACGGACCTGGAGGCGCGCCGCACCACCGGCTCGATCGTGCTGCTGCCCGGTTGA
- a CDS encoding heme o synthase, whose protein sequence is MDSAPRTLRGRLARARELFGAYLALTKPRIIELLLVATIPAMLLADRGGLDLHDVLLILTTLFGGFLGAASANTLNCVVDADIDKVMKRTKKRPLAADTVTTRQALVFGLALGVASFVWLWLMTNLLSGLLIVATIAFYVLVYTKVLKRRTPQNVVWGGAAGCMPVMIGWSAVTGTIGWQAVVMFLIIFFWTPPHTWALGMRYREDYEAAGVPMLPVVAEPQVVTWRIVLYTAATVLTTFALIPAAGLLYAIGAAVIGAWFLGMAVRLHKGVKNGAEVQPLKLFILSNNYLAAVFLVLAVDSILDLPTVASLVG, encoded by the coding sequence CTGGACTCGGCGCCCCGGACCCTGCGCGGGCGGCTGGCGCGTGCCCGCGAGCTGTTCGGCGCATACCTCGCCCTGACCAAACCCCGCATCATCGAGCTGCTGCTCGTCGCGACCATCCCGGCGATGCTGCTCGCGGACCGCGGCGGACTGGATCTGCACGACGTCCTACTGATCCTCACCACGCTGTTCGGCGGGTTCCTGGGTGCGGCCAGCGCCAACACGCTCAACTGCGTGGTGGACGCGGACATCGACAAGGTCATGAAGCGCACGAAGAAGCGCCCCCTGGCCGCGGACACCGTCACCACGCGTCAGGCGCTCGTGTTCGGCCTCGCGCTGGGCGTGGCGTCGTTCGTGTGGCTGTGGCTGATGACCAACCTGCTCTCCGGGTTGCTGATCGTCGCCACCATCGCCTTCTACGTGCTCGTCTACACCAAGGTGCTCAAGCGCCGGACGCCGCAGAACGTGGTGTGGGGCGGCGCGGCCGGATGCATGCCGGTGATGATCGGCTGGTCCGCCGTCACCGGCACCATCGGCTGGCAGGCCGTGGTGATGTTCCTGATCATCTTCTTCTGGACGCCGCCGCACACCTGGGCGCTGGGCATGCGCTACCGGGAGGACTACGAGGCCGCCGGCGTGCCGATGCTCCCGGTCGTCGCGGAGCCGCAGGTGGTCACCTGGCGCATCGTGCTCTACACCGCTGCCACCGTGCTCACGACCTTCGCGCTGATCCCCGCGGCCGGGCTGCTCTACGCCATCGGCGCCGCGGTCATCGGCGCCTGGTTCCTGGGCATGGCGGTGCGTCTGCACAAGGGCGTCAAGAACGGCGCCGAGGTCCAGCCGCTCAAACTTTTCATCCTGTCGAACAACTACCTGGCCGCAGTGTTCCTCGTGCTCGCGGTGGATTCGATCCTGGATCTGCCCACCGTCGCCTCGCTCGTCGGCTAG